In Lathyrus oleraceus cultivar Zhongwan6 chromosome 2, CAAS_Psat_ZW6_1.0, whole genome shotgun sequence, the DNA window CATAACACAAACACTAACATATGTGATTACAATCAATTAcaaattttttcaaattattaccgGCGTACGTGTCTGAATTAGGTTTGAAATTATTACTGGTTTTTCATGCATGGAAGACATTATCATCTTGATTCATGTTAAGTGACAACATGTGACCTCTTTCCAGATTGCTAGTGTCTTTGGACTATACATTTGGTGTGCGGCAGCCGATCCAGCCGATCCAGGGGTTTTTAAGTCCAAAAAGTATCTTAAAATTCCTGACAGCAAAAAGCTTAGCGGGTTCAAGGATTCTAAACGAGGAGGGGAATCAAATTCATCCGTGCACGATGGAAATGCTTCAACAATTGGACCAAAGTCTGTGGATAAGGAGGCGTTTGGAACCGAAGCAAGTTTTAAAGATGCTTCAATTTCAAAAGAGAAGAAAAGTGCATCGCCCCCTTCGCCATCTTGTTTTCTATGGCTTTTCTCTCCTTGCGCTTACGTATGCAGCTGCTCTAGTTCACATGATAACTCTTCTGATCAACTAGCTAGTGAAGACGGCATGTTCTACTGCAGTTTGTGTGAAGTTGAGGTTTGTAGAAGCATTTGAATTTTGAACGAAAACGCTATTTCTCCAGGATGTTAACGGTTTGTTTTGTAGTATGCTTTGGATAATCCTAAATGCAAAACCGAGATATACCATTGTGCATTCCATGATCAATGTTTTGTAAAAAAATTAGGATTATCTTGAAATGATTTTATTTTGGTATGAGATGAGCGGGGAGATTTATTTACGGCAATATGGAATAATGTTGATGCAGGTCTTCAAGTACAGCAAGCACTGTAGAGTTTGTGACAAGTGCGTTGATAGCTTTGATCATCATTGCAGAGTATGATATTCTGATTTCTCTTTTTTCTACCTATCTGTTGATATATGATGAACGAAACCGATGTTATTTGATTTTACAGTGGCTTAACAATTGCATTGGGAAAAAGAACTACCGAAATTTTTTCACCCTTATGGTTGCGGCTCTTCTCTTGGTAAGCAAAATTGTCCCCCTATGCCGTAATTATCATTTAGGTGTTCATCCATAGCAATAACGTCGAAAAAACTCGACTTTTACTAAAATCAAATCTAAAAAGGTGTGTTTGTTAGATCATCGTGGAGTCCCCAATTCTCCAAATACTATTCCCTCATTTCTTGTCCAATACTTAAACACTATGTAGCACCGACATCTTTGAAAATAGGTGTGCCCGTGTCAGTGCCCAAAACCGACATTTGTGATTACGTTTAATTTATTcaattttttcaaattattatcaGTGTCGACGTGTTGGTGTCGTGTTTCTGGTGTCCGTGCCTCATAGCTTAAACATACTCCCTATTGATTGTCAAAACATGAACCTTCATAAGCCCAATTTACTACATATGTTAGGACCAAAAGAAACCTCATAGCAAGCATTTTAAATTTCCTAGTCAATGTCATTTGATTAACTATTGACAGGTATGTACATGGTTTGTGCACTTTGGGATTGAGATTACAGCTTATTCTTCAATGGTTGACTGGGATAGTTGTGCTTATCTGCTGTTTTCTCAAGAGGAAGGAATTTTCTGTTGACGTGTCCTCCAAGTTGGGAAGCAGTTTCTCTCTCGTTCCTTTCGTTATTGTAGTGGTGAGCATTCTGCTCAGTGTTTGCATATATTACGTGGCTTTCGTACGAGTTTATTGGTTATGCATACCGAGTATTCATTCTTTTGCATATTCCTTTCTTTTACAGGCATTTTGCACCATTTTGGCTATGATTGCTACGTTACCCCTTGTTCAGCTTTTCTTCTTTCATATTCTTCTCATTAAAAAGGTAAGCCATTGTTCATCATTACTAGAAACTCTACTTCCATACTTTTGATTTCTAAGTTTCGATAAAATCATTCTTTCATTTAAGTCTATATGTGTCTGTGTCTATTTGGTGTTTCATATGATGGTAGTGCTAAATCTTATGGTTATTGCGGAGTACCTCAGGGAATCAGCACGTATGATTACATCATAGCTTTGAGGGAGCAGGATCAACAAGGAGTTGGAGGTCAGCAGAGTCCTCAAATGTCACCTGTTAGCTCGATTACCGGACTAAGCAGTGCAAGCTCCTTTTCTACTTTTCATCGCGGTCAATGGTGCACGCCCCCGCGCATGTTTATTGATGATCAGGTAATTTTTTTGTCCATCCAATCAAGTTTTATTTGTTAACGTTTGTAGGTACTACATCTTCCTTAAATACCGTATGATGAAAAACCGATATCGAGATATGCTTAGATGATTAATGAAAAATATTTACGAAGAATACTATGTGATGGTTTGCATATTTTAGTTTGATGTAGTGCCACCCGAAACAGCTTCTGTAAGTTCTCTAGGAAAGAAGTCAATTCGAGAAGAACCGGTAAAGAAAAAGAATCCCGCAGCAGTCAAAATTAGTCCGTGGACATTGGCACGGTTAAATGCAGAAGAGGTTTCAAGGGCCGCCGCAGAAGCAAGAAAAAAATCGAAAATTCTGCAGCCTGTAGTGAGACATAACAACGAGCCATTCAGGCTAGAAGCAGATCATACCTCCGGAAGCAGCGGAAGGCGAATGGCCCCAAGGAGGCCAGGTAAGCGCATTCGCTTACCCGCCGATTTACCTATGGAAGCCTTAACAAAATATTCCGCCGGTAATATCGACAAAAGCTTCAACAGAATGTCAAGTCTAGCACCTCTCCAGCTCGAAGCGCGGACAACTCAAGTCCTCTCAAGCTCAAGCGGCATTGCTGCGTCTTCTCCGGAAAGCAGTTTGGACTCACCAGATATCCATCCGTTTTGCGCGCCTCCGGCGGAAGGCGAACCAACAAGACGGCTCGGAAGTCTTTCGGTCGGCGGTTCAGCGACAGCGAAAGGATTTCCGTTTTCAAGATCAGCTAGCGATGGATACGATGCTTCTGGCGGGGAAGACAGCGACAGGGTCCCAACGAGGATTGTTGATAGATCAACAACAAATTGGAGTAATCTTCTTTTCAATGCAGATCAAGATGAAAGAGGTTTTGAAACAAAATCATCAACTAGCTTTGTTCATAATAGAAAGTTGTGACCAAATTGATCTATTGTTGGGAATTGTTCATTCTTTGATTTGTGAGTCCAAAAGAAGTTGCTTCCAACTTAAAAGTACTTCAACATTCCTTAACCTATGTACAGAGTTTTAGGTCACATTAACTATGAAGATATGTTGTTTTGtgcactttattttctttgaTCAAATTTTAATCAGAGACCTTATGTTATGGATGCTTTATGCTGAATTTTTTATATTATGGGCCTGTGTTACACATCATTGATCCATAGCAGGCCACATGATGAACTATTCCACAAAACTTCTTTTGTGTAGAGTAATGATTCTtaatgattttgttcaccatgAGTTCATTGTGATGAGGAACATAACACACTTATTCATTCTAGCATCATTGTTTATTTGCCCACTGTCTCTTGAATTGGATGCCAGAGAGAATATTATTGCTATGCATAATAACTCAAATCAAGTACTACTACTAATAGGAGTTTAATGTGTTGACTAATTGCACTTGTAATAGAAGGTTAGGATTTTTTTACCCTAATACTCATATTTCTCAactttttttttaatattcaaTTTTCTCCTTATATTATAAAGTATCTATGTTTCACATTTTGAAGAAGACAAGCAAAGCTAATTGGCATCTCCTCATATATTTAATAGGTAGCTCCTATATTTAATAGATAGCGCCAATTTATGGTGAGTGTCTTATATTTTATGgttttttaattttatttagttattaatttattgattttaataattaattaatataatatatttaataaactattaattaaaagtaataaaaaataaaatactAATATTATATAGTTAAAGTCGGATTACACATGCGAGAATATATTCTTTTACGTTACTATTTATGCCGTATTTGATTAAAGTGGTCACCGGTTCTGCATGGACGAGATTCTATATGTCGTATAGGTCTTGTTAGATTCTCCTCATGCGCTTGATACAAAGTCCTTGGGTTTAGATCCAAAAACAATTCTCGTAATTCTTGAAAGCTTCATGCCTCAATGTCGACGTTGCCGTAATTGAGTTTGCCGTCCATATTTTCGTAGTGCGATTGTATTGTTTGGGTTGATGTGGTCACAATTTTACAGTAGTCAGGTCGGTTGAATGGTGACATTGGTGAG includes these proteins:
- the LOC127119606 gene encoding probable protein S-acyltransferase 22, whose protein sequence is MRKNGWRLPYHPLQVVAIAVFLALGFAFYVFFAPFVGKKVYQYIVTGLYTPLIASVFGLYIWCAAADPADPGVFKSKKYLKIPDSKKLSGFKDSKRGGESNSSVHDGNASTIGPKSVDKEAFGTEASFKDASISKEKKSASPPSPSCFLWLFSPCAYVCSCSSSHDNSSDQLASEDGMFYCSLCEVEVFKYSKHCRVCDKCVDSFDHHCRWLNNCIGKKNYRNFFTLMVAALLLLILQWLTGIVVLICCFLKRKEFSVDVSSKLGSSFSLVPFVIVVAFCTILAMIATLPLVQLFFFHILLIKKGISTYDYIIALREQDQQGVGGQQSPQMSPVSSITGLSSASSFSTFHRGQWCTPPRMFIDDQFDVVPPETASVSSLGKKSIREEPVKKKNPAAVKISPWTLARLNAEEVSRAAAEARKKSKILQPVVRHNNEPFRLEADHTSGSSGRRMAPRRPGKRIRLPADLPMEALTKYSAGNIDKSFNRMSSLAPLQLEARTTQVLSSSSGIAASSPESSLDSPDIHPFCAPPAEGEPTRRLGSLSVGGSATAKGFPFSRSASDGYDASGGEDSDRVPTRIVDRSTTNWSNLLFNADQDERGFETKSSTSFVHNRKL